The genomic DNA TTAATTGTGTTACATCCATTATGGGATGGCATAGGCAGCTTCCCCTTGACATTAATGAACCATGTTATGGAAGAGAAATGTCCTATACTGCAGCTGGGGCAATCTGCAAGTCCTTTAGTGCATTTTTGCTTCCTCTCTGTCTTGTCAGCACAACTTAAAATGTGGCATATTTTGAAGTAAATTAGATTATCAGCACATTTTAGCCTttagtggtttgtgtgtgtgtatgtgtgtacatgtgtgcatgtaagagaggaagagagtacGTTATGTGTTCATCAGAGGGAGGGGGAAGTGTTGTTTTGAAGAAAGCAATTTAGTGCACAGGAAGTTAGTGTTTGTAGCTTGATTTGATTTAGACAGTCGGTCATTAACCACCAAATGAGCAATCTCTGTTAATGGTATGCTCTTAAGACCTAATGCTGTtcctatttattaatttatttatttatcactCTTAATGGCCATACAGAAGTCACATCTAACTCTTCCTGGaaaaaaattacacctcttAATGGATAATTAGATGGTCTGATTCAGGCCTTTGTTTAGATAGTCTCTCAAAGCTAACCACCACCAGTTTACAGTACATGTTTGTCCAAGCACCCAGTCCGAGTTGGCAGCAGACCACGAATTGTCAAAACTGCAGGTTCATGTATGCACAAGCCACATCGGGTTCAGCAAGCTTAGTATGAGCAGAGAGTCTGAACTGAGCGTCGCGCTCTGCTTGCAACCCCGGCCATAGTGACTGACTCTGGAACGCGTTATTGGTCACCATTGACCTGTGGGCGAGGATAACGTGTGACCACAGCGGGTAAATGCACTGCTGTGAGGCACCATGGGACATGACAAGCCTTGTAGCCAGTGTCATCCTCACTTAATTTTTAATGTCTTAAAGcctaaataaatgtttcatgACTACAGTAAACTGATGCAGGAAGCGcttctgtgtgcatgtgcacatgcacgCGACTGATTGGATGTTCAGATAGATAGATGTATATGTTCACTCTCCTCATTGGACAGCATCGCGCTGGCACATGTGTATAAGAAGTAGGAATGATTTGGAGGTCAAATTAACGGAGGACAAGAAGACATGGACAAAAGCCCTGTTGTGACTGGGGGCGGGGACCGTTCTGATGGAGCACCCTGGACACACCGGGCCTTGATTAATTTGCTGGAGACCATATTAACCCCTTGTCCCCTGCTATTCTACTTAAGGCTGTCTAAGAGCATATGTGGAGTGGGGGCAAAAAGCTTTGGTGGTAGTTTATCACACCCCtaccattgggggggggggggcagtcaaTTTAATCAAACGTGCATGAGTTTAGATGGTTCATTTGAACCATAACCGTAACCAGTATCGTATAGGGATGGACAGTTTGGGACACATATCGTTCAATCTGTATTAAGAGTAAATTTTTTGTTGTGCTTATGATTAACCATACAGTCTGGTTAACAGTGTATGGAGAAACATGGCCACAGTATTAGGCTAATACACTGCTCGCAAAAAGACCCTTAATGACTTCAGTAGTTGGGTTTCTTATTGCATCACAGTCTAAACATTTCTAGGTACTATTTGCAATACATGTCCAGCTTGTGTGCTGGGAAAATAGCCGCAGTGTGATTCTAATTCTAAAGGTGAATGTAATGTGAACTCTCATGTCTCACGGTATTTGCATGTAACGTGGAAACCAAACTGAAATTGTCAGACGTAAAGATGAAGCCGATGTATTTTGTTTTACGGGGGTTCTCAAACCTTGGAAAACCCCCGTGTGTTGCTTTACCATGGCCAAGTGACGTTGACATCTCACTGATTTATTCGACAGACGCGTCAGCCGGTCATTATTAGGCGGAGCTGTTCCCGTGACGGCAGGGGTCATGACCCCATTGTGGTTGACTGCGCCTTGCTGTAGATCCCTTTAATGGGTGGGATGGATGGGGTGAGGGGCGTGTCTGCACGCACAAGCCCCTCCCGCTCTCTTGTTTATAGTGGGcggtggatgtgtgtgcgtgcgtgtaaaAGCCCCAGACCTGACCTGTCGAGTGGGTTGAAACGAGAGCAGACTGTTGCCCCCTATAGCTCATACCTGTGTACTCGTCTGCCGATGCTGTCACAGccctctgacccctgacccctgctcTCATGGACACATATCCCCAAAGCCTTTTGATACCGGGTGTAAATCACTGGGTAAAATGGTAATGCAGTTATAACCCTTATGACTGCTATTCATTTTGATAGGAGACATGGACACTGAGTGCATTGTAACCCCAATATTAGACTTGTGAAATGTATTGTTCTGTACAAATTCCTGGTTCACTGCAGTTAATTGCTGCAAGTACAGTGCTGTTCAAACTGGCCACAGTGATCATTTTTGCGCTGACAGGCCAGCCCTTAACATCAGTATATGGAACATTCCAGATAAACGCCCCTCCACAAATCCCAGGGAGGCTGCACCAGAGTCCCAGGCATCTAACATCCAGCCTGctgatgtttgtttgttttccgtTCCGTCTGTTTCAGGCTGTTCCTCCAAGTCGTTCAAGCTGTACTCCCCGAAGGAGCCCCCCAACGGCAGTGCCTTCCCCCCCTTTCACCCCGGCACCATGCTGGACAGAGACCTGGGGTAAGTGGTGTCCCTCACCGCCCTGTACTGGGCCCTGTTGGGCGTGGCTGGTTTTGGCTTTGCTTTTGGTGTCCTTCTTGGGCGAGATGTTTTGGCCACTGGGTTCCTCCTCCTTGGGTGAGATGTTTTCTTCACTGGGTTCCTCCGCCGCAGTGAATGATCGGGATTCGTGTTTGACCCTGAACTCTGAATAATTCAGAATTTGTAATCGACATTTGTGTTGTTGCGTTGCGTTTCGCTACATTTAGGTTAGTGTTTGTGCACgcgcatatatatgtgtgtgtgtgtgtgttgcttttgCTGAGTCAGCCAACAGTGGTTTGGCTGAAGTGAGATAGTGGCTTAAGGAAGAGCATGAAACCATGAGCCGTGTCAATGGTGGACTGAGCTGTCAGTCAACAGCCTCTGCTCCTATTGGACATGTGGGAGGGAGGGGTTGCTAAAAGTGTCGGTGGTGCCACATCTATCTGCCTTCACTGCTCTGTAGAGATAAGGGGGAGAAAATGTCTGGGGAGGAAACGATCCCCTTCCTGTCTGAAATTTCGCCCACAGGGGGATCAATGAGGAGACTTAATCCGCCATCGTCAGCCGCGCAGCAGCCGGCCGTGGCGTGCACACCGCGTTAATACGTGTGCATCGCTGATATACGGCCTCACGGCGTACATGTCGGTGGAGACACCGCAGCAATGGGAGAGCAGGCCATTTTTTAAGCCTACCGGCAGAGGCCGTTGAAGGCTTTGCTGTGGTTCGAGCTCTTGTGATCTTTGGTTCCCTGTTTGATATCGTCCTTTGTCTTGCTTTGCAGCCCAACGCCCATGTATCCGCCCACGTACCTAGAGCCTGGGatagggtgagtgtgagtgcagggaCCCAACCCTTGTGTCTACGCCAAGCTTTCACAGAAATGACATTTATTTCCCAAAAACTTCAAAACCTTTCTCATTTCTGTTTAGGTAGACCTTAACTCCTGTGAAAAGATCTTGTGAGGGAAGTCTAACCTGTCTCCCATTTTTCTCCTTGTCCGTTCCCTGCTTCGTGTCGTCTGTCAGGAGGCACACGCCGTATGGGAACCAGACAGACTACAGGATATTTGAACTCAACAAACGGCTCCAGAACTGGACAGAGGTGAGGATCAACGCATGACACCTGAACATCACCTCTTCAATTTCGACAGAGTTTCAACCCTTTTTCAATGGGCCACATGTTACGTGAGGTTCATCGTAGCCATCCTCACTAGTTTAACTGGTTTTGGAATACTGGTTGTTTTTTGCCATACAAACGATCCAACTCCAAAGTCTGGTTTTGATCATGGAATGGTACATGCATGTTCTCTGTAGGTAGACCATTCCTGTCCCAAACACCACTGTCCCAGCTGAGCTGCGGGATACAGAATTTTGAAATTTTGATTTTCATTTTGTTGTTGTCCACCATTTTTTCttatctttttctctctctttctccctctctctccttccctcgtCTCCTCCGTTCAGGAGTGTGATAACCTGTGGTGGGATGCATTCACCACAGAGTTTTTTGAAGACGATGCCATGCTGACAATCACCTTCTGTCTAGAGGACGGCCCCAAGCGTTATAGTAAGCAGCTCCGGCGAAATGAGATGATATGTCAAACAAGAGTATGTCAAAACAAGAATATGCTTTGCATATTCAGGATATTTATTGTGTGCTGTATTGGAACATTGTGATGTGCTAATGTAAGTTTTATTTGCCCTCCTCAGCGATTGGCCGGACCCTGATCCCACGGTACTTCCGGAGTATATTTGAAGGGGGCGCCACTGAGCTCTACTACGTGCTGAAGCACCCTAAGGAGTCCTTTCACAATAACTTTGTGTCTTTAGACTGTGATCAGTGTACAATGGTCACTCAGAACGGCAAGCCTATGTTCACACAGGTATGTCTTGCAAcagaaagtgtgtgtttcttgcaACAGAAAGTGTGTAGGATAGGATCTAAGGGTTTTTTATATTTAGTAATATTGTGTTTGCAGTTCCAATTACAGTTTAACTATGCTGTTATAACACTAATACAGTTACTATTatgataataaataaaatttcataataaacaatttttgtaaaaaaaaaaaaaaatgtgtgtagGTTATGTGTAGGTTAAATGTGTACCCTAGTGTACAGATTAGATATGTACCCTAATTGATGGGTTAGATATGTACCATAATGGACATGTTAGATGTGTACTATAATGGACGAGTTAGATGTGTCTTGTAATGGACATGTTAGATGTGTACTATAACTGACGGGTTATATGTGTACTATATATGATGAGTTAGATGTGTACTATAACTGACGGGTTAGATGTGTACTATATATGACGGGTTAGATGTGTACTATGACTGACTGGTTAGATGTGTACTATGACTGACGGGTTAGATGTGTACTATAACTGACGGGTTAGATGTGTACTATAACTGACTGGTTAGATGTGTACTATAACAGCCATGTTCTCACAGGTGTGCGTGGAGGGCCGCCTATACCTGGAGTTCATGTTTGATGACATGATGAGGATAAAGACGTGGCATTTCAGCATACGGCAGCACCGAGAACTCATTCCCCGCAGCATCCTGGCTATGCATGTATGTCTCCACCCCCGGCCCTGCCTCCACCCCCGGCCccgcctccacaccacccaactCTAGCCTCACACGTCATTTCTAATGGGACAAACTTATCAAAGCAACATTTTAAGTCTCATTTCCCCTGTATGCTCTTCCAGGCCCAAGACCCACAGATGGTGGACCAGCTGTCTAAGAACATCACGAGATGTGGCCTCTCTAACTCCACTCTCAACTACCTCCGGGTGAGGGCTCCTCACAGCCTCTACATCAGCCAGTTTCAGAGTGATGCAGTCATTCTTAGAAACCATGTCAGAGTGCAAAATCACACATAACTTTCCTACACATGTTCTGAGGCTGTGCATGTTTGAGCTTGTTTTTTTATgcctacaaagttttttttaatgattactTTATAGTTGTCCAGATAAAATCATCCCAAGAGGATTTCAAATCTATGCTGGAAATTATAATGAAACAGTTGCACATTCACCACTGAACAAGATGTTTTGTAGGTTAAGATTTGTTAGATCTGAATTTTGTAGACACAATATAATTTTATTGTGTTGCTGAGATGAGTGAAAAGTGACATCGGTGTCATCTGAACAGAATCTGGAAAATATAGTTTGCTCACCTCAGCACAGCGGGCTACATGGCAAATGTGGGAGCATTGGATGAAATGCGTTGAGGAACTGGAAGTGCCTGGTTGATGTTTAATCATGTTATCTGAGGAGAGAAGAAACCTACACTGTACTGTTCTTTTATACTCTGCTATATCCATCGATGTTAGATAGCCTACTTGTGTTATAGTCCCTAaagtgctttctctctctccctcccccctctctctttctctctatctctctatctccctctccctctctccagctGTGTGTGATTCTGGAGCCCATGCAGGAGCTCATGTCCAGGCACAAGACGTACAGCCTCAGCCCCAGAGACTGCCTCAAGACCTGCCTGTTCCAGAAGTGGCAGAGGATGGTAGCTCCCCCAGGTAGGCTCACCGCCGCTGCTGTCCGACTGGGCTGCTCCTGCTGTTTTAACACCTGCTCTCAGTAGAAACATCTCATTTAGTTCTGTCTAGGGAAATTGGCAAGCTGTTTGTTGTAAATTTTAGTTATCATCTCAACTAAACCCTTATGTAGAAGAGAGCAAGTGGAGTATTGATGATGGTTTTACATTTTTAGACACCGTTTAAAACGTTTTCTGTTGTTAAGTAATGACTTGCTGACTGAGTCTTGTGAAGGCAGCCCGGAAGCAGCTGCCTGGGTCTTCTGGGGGTGAGCAGCGAGGACCGGCCGGCTCGTGCTTCCTTTCCTCGTTGCTCATCCTCGAGCTCTGATTGGTCTGTCGTTGTCCAGCGGAACCCGCGCGGCAAGCCCCCAGCAAGCGGCGGAAGCGCAAGATTTCGGGCGGCAGCACCATGAGCGCGGGTGGaggcaacaccaccaccaccaacagcaAGAAGAAGAGTCCAGCTGGCAGCTTCCCCCTCTCCAGCCAAGTACCTGTGAGCATGCTTTACAGATGATCATGCACAAAAAAACGGTCATACGCTCCCCTCCAGTGTATTCTAATGGTTTCTCCCCCCAATGCaggatgtgatggtggtgggtgAGCCAACTCTGATGGGAGGGGAGTTTGGCGACGAAGACGAGCGCCTGATCACTCGGCTGGAGAACACGCAGTTTGATGCAGCCAATGGCATCGACGACGAGGACAGCTTCAACAACTCTCCCGCGCTGGGCGCCAACAGCCCCTGGAACAACAAGGCCCCCTCCAGCCAAGAAAGCAAGAGTGACAACCCCACCTCCCAAGCCTCCCAGTGAGACTCAGGCcgggaggggaggggccggggtgtGAAGGGGAGGGGCTTATGGAGGAAGTAGGCGTCAGGAGGTGGCCACCAGGTTGCAGACGGCTGACTCGCTCATTTACCTGCAGATCCATATACAAAACGACAGCCGTTGATTCTGATGCTCTCTTGGCGTGACAGAAGACTGAACCGGTACATTCGGAACAAGAGAAATGGAAGACTAGCGTCAGGGTGGGACAGCGCGCTAGCCGTGGACTGGATTCACCGGCTTTTTGTGGCACGAATGCCCCTCCGAAGAAATTTGTGGATAGTTTGTACGTTTAAGTTGGCCATTTCGTCCTCAGAGGAGAACGCGTATATAACGCCAGCAGAgtgcacacactgacacacaaatTCATgccacaataacacacacacacacacacatcacagacctGGCAAAAGGTGAAGGCTAATGTCAGGTCTGTGCTACTTCTGCTGAGGCCCAGGCTGTCTTTGAAGAGCAGGCAAACTTCATTAACATTTGTTCATCGTTAGTGGCAGGTTTGGATTGATGTCCTGAAACATAAATCCCAGTGTACCACCACAAAGCTGTAGAACAGTCTGGAATTGTCATTTGAAATGATGAGATGGATGAGATGGAGACCGTTTAAACAAAGCAGTTCGGGGATAAAAATTATCTGCATTTTATACCAGCCTCTATTACCCTAGAATGTTtattgtttgatttttttttttttaccgacATTGAAAGCTACAGACCAAGGAGCTGAGGACTTTCAAGGTCCTTAAAATCTCAACCTTCAAATTATATTGGtttgtattatttttaaaatgagAGTAATTTAGTGTGGGCTTTTACTTCAGTTTGTGTACTTGTGCTTGTATATTTAAGGTAGTAGCAAAGTTCTGTATAACTGTATGAAAATGTATTCTTCCTTAGCATTACCTAAAGCCATTCTGatctaatgtgtttaaaaaaaaaagaaaaaatcccATGATTCtgtccccccccctccttctaATTTTATGAACTTGTGTAAAATCAGTTGATTCCAGTTGCGGTATATCCTCGCTCTGCAGGAATGCAGTTACTAAAGGCCAAGCAAAGCAGTGAAGCCCATCATGCCAGTCATTGTTAAAGTGGAGATTTATAAGCCCATACAAGCAAATTAGATAGCATCACTCCTCCAAGTACATTAGCCAATGTGATTCATTGATCCACTGTCTCCGTGTTCGGGTCGTCCTGTCAGAACCCTGCACATACAGGTTATTTGTGAAGTGCATGTCAGCTGCCTAGAGCCTTGGTGCGTGTCCTTGTGTGAACCATAATTAATTTACTGTATGGAGACAAGAATTTAACTTCTTGCCTTTGAATCCTCTGATAATTTTGTAATCTTTTTTCAACTGATGCCCAATTCAATTAATCTACATTAAAATTGTGAGATTTCTCCAAGCCCCGCACTTGTTATTGAAACTTAATGGTGATCTGTCTCTCTTCTGATCCTGTAGACACCCCCTCTTTGATATatctattttttgtttttttcttagtTTCTGCCCTTGACTAAATTAATGTATGTACCAATAAAATATGAATTTTCACTTTAAAATAGAATTATCAGCTTGCTTTTTTATGTTAGATAACCAAGTGAGTGAACAGCAAAGGTTGTTCACCAAAGTAATGTGTATGTCTTGGAGGTTTGTCTGAAAATGGTAGACGGAGCCTCCATTTATAGCCACTCAAGTCCAGTACCTGCTTTTCTGAACGT from Brachyhypopomus gauderio isolate BG-103 chromosome 12, BGAUD_0.2, whole genome shotgun sequence includes the following:
- the ldb1b gene encoding LIM domain-binding protein 1b isoform X3; the protein is MLDRDLGPTPMYPPTYLEPGIGRHTPYGNQTDYRIFELNKRLQNWTEECDNLWWDAFTTEFFEDDAMLTITFCLEDGPKRYTIGRTLIPRYFRSIFEGGATELYYVLKHPKESFHNNFVSLDCDQCTMVTQNGKPMFTQVCVEGRLYLEFMFDDMMRIKTWHFSIRQHRELIPRSILAMHAQDPQMVDQLSKNITRCGLSNSTLNYLRLCVILEPMQELMSRHKTYSLSPRDCLKTCLFQKWQRMVAPPAEPARQAPSKRRKRKISGGSTMSAGGGNTTTTNSKKKSPAGSFPLSSQVPDVMVVGEPTLMGGEFGDEDERLITRLENTQFDAANGIDDEDSFNNSPALGANSPWNNKAPSSQESKSDNPTSQASQ
- the ldb1b gene encoding LIM domain-binding protein 1b isoform X1, translated to MSVGGCACPGCSSKSFKLYSPKEPPNGSAFPPFHPGTMLDRDLGPTPMYPPTYLEPGIGRHTPYGNQTDYRIFELNKRLQNWTEECDNLWWDAFTTEFFEDDAMLTITFCLEDGPKRYTIGRTLIPRYFRSIFEGGATELYYVLKHPKESFHNNFVSLDCDQCTMVTQNGKPMFTQVCVEGRLYLEFMFDDMMRIKTWHFSIRQHRELIPRSILAMHAQDPQMVDQLSKNITRCGLSNSTLNYLRLCVILEPMQELMSRHKTYSLSPRDCLKTCLFQKWQRMVAPPAEPARQAPSKRRKRKISGGSTMSAGGGNTTTTNSKKKSPAGSFPLSSQVPDVMVVGEPTLMGGEFGDEDERLITRLENTQFDAANGIDDEDSFNNSPALGANSPWNNKAPSSQESKSDNPTSQASQ
- the ldb1b gene encoding LIM domain-binding protein 1b isoform X2, with product MTDQLEPAGCSSKSFKLYSPKEPPNGSAFPPFHPGTMLDRDLGPTPMYPPTYLEPGIGRHTPYGNQTDYRIFELNKRLQNWTEECDNLWWDAFTTEFFEDDAMLTITFCLEDGPKRYTIGRTLIPRYFRSIFEGGATELYYVLKHPKESFHNNFVSLDCDQCTMVTQNGKPMFTQVCVEGRLYLEFMFDDMMRIKTWHFSIRQHRELIPRSILAMHAQDPQMVDQLSKNITRCGLSNSTLNYLRLCVILEPMQELMSRHKTYSLSPRDCLKTCLFQKWQRMVAPPAEPARQAPSKRRKRKISGGSTMSAGGGNTTTTNSKKKSPAGSFPLSSQVPDVMVVGEPTLMGGEFGDEDERLITRLENTQFDAANGIDDEDSFNNSPALGANSPWNNKAPSSQESKSDNPTSQASQ